The Gemmatimonadaceae bacterium genome contains the following window.
AGCTGGAGGGCCTGCGCCTGAGCGCTCCTCCCGCCGTCGACTGCCGTGAGCGAGGCGAAAACGAAAAGCGCGAGCGCGCGGATGTGCACGGTCGAAGGCTATCCGGCTCGTTCCCCTGGTGGAAGCGCCCTTGAGACCAACTGCCTGGGCGCGCTCCGATTGGCGGGGGTCGACCACGCGCGTAGATTCAACGATGACAATGTCATACCGCTCTCTTGGAACGTTGCCGCGGGTAGCCGTCGAACTGGCTGCGTCCGCCTTTCTTGTTGTTGCGTGCTCGCACGGCGACGCCGCCGGATCGTCGGGGAAGTCGGCGGCGGCGACCAGCGTTGCTTCGGCCGCGGCGTCCGCCGCGACGCCCGCATCGGACTCGATCAGCGAAAAGGCCGATCGCGGCCGCATCCTCGGCGATTCGTCGGCAAAAGTCTGGCTGGTCATGGCCAGCGACTTTCAGTGCCCGTTCTGCAAGCAGTGGCACGACTCGTCGTTCGCCAACATCATACAGAAGTACGTGAAGCCGGGACGCGTGCGCATGGCGTACCTCAACATGCCGCTCAGCATTCACCAGTTCGCGCTGCCGGCCGCCGAAGCCGCGATGTGCGCGTCCGTGCAGGACAAGTTCTGGCCGATGCACGACTCGCTGTTCACCACGCAGCACATCTGGGAACGCCTCCAGAGTCCGGCGTCGTTTTTCGATACGCTCGCGAACCACAACCATGTCGACATGGGTCCGTGGCGGGCATGCGTGTCCCAGCACCTCACTCGGCCGATCATCGAAGCCGACTACGATCGTGCCCGGAACGCGGGCGTGATCTCGACGCCGACGTTCATCATCGGCGCCACGAAGCTCGCCAGCGCGGACGCCGACGTAGCCGGAGCGCTCGACTCCGCGCTCGCCGCGAAAGGCAAGTAGCTCTCTCTTTCGCCTTCGATCGCGTGCGCTTTCCCGTGCAGCTCGGATATCGCGCGCTGGCACAAATAGCGCGCGGCGCAGCGCTCGTCACACCGGACAGCGGCTCCAAGGTCCTGCGTTCGCTCCGCGCGCGGCGAGGCATTCGCTCGCGCTATCGGCGTTGG
Protein-coding sequences here:
- a CDS encoding thioredoxin domain-containing protein; translation: MSYRSLGTLPRVAVELAASAFLVVACSHGDAAGSSGKSAAATSVASAAASAATPASDSISEKADRGRILGDSSAKVWLVMASDFQCPFCKQWHDSSFANIIQKYVKPGRVRMAYLNMPLSIHQFALPAAEAAMCASVQDKFWPMHDSLFTTQHIWERLQSPASFFDTLANHNHVDMGPWRACVSQHLTRPIIEADYDRARNAGVISTPTFIIGATKLASADADVAGALDSALAAKGK